In Sesamum indicum cultivar Zhongzhi No. 13 unplaced genomic scaffold, S_indicum_v1.0 scaffold00177, whole genome shotgun sequence, a single genomic region encodes these proteins:
- the LOC105179602 gene encoding malate dehydrogenase [NADP], chloroplastic produces MAVAELTPSSSSYTKTALHYSSQFSYVSARVSSRRRVYLKPQISRISCSVTSNEVQAPVAAKTVELKKKPDCFGVFCLTYDLKAEDETKSWKKLINIAVSGAAGMISNHLLFKLASGEVFGPDQPIALKLLGSERSFQALEGVAMELEDSLFPLLREVSIGIDPYEVFQDAEWALLIGAKPRGPGMERADLLDINGQIFAEQGKALNAVASRNVKVMVVGNPCNTNALICLKNAPDIPAKNFHALTRLDENRAKCQLALKAGVFYDQVSNVTIWGNHSTTQVPDFLNAKINGLPVKEVIKDTKWLEEEFTEKVQKRGGVLIQKWGRSSAASTAVSIVDAIRSLVTPTPEGDWFSSGVYTAGNPYGIADGIVFSMPCRSKGDGDYELVKDVIFDDYLWSRIKKTEAELLAEKKCVAHLTGEGIAVCDLPGDTMLPGEM; encoded by the exons ATGGCGGTGGCAGAGTTAACcccttcttcttcatcatatACGAAAACTGCCCTTCATTATTCATCACAATTCTCATACGTATCAGCCCGCGTTTCCAGCCGCCGTCGTGTTTACCTGAAACCCCAGATATCAAGAATCAGCTGCTCTGTGACTTCCAA TGAAGTTCAAGCCCCGGTAGCAGCGAAAACAGTGGAACTCAAGAAGAAACCCGATTGTTTTGGGGTCTTCTGTCTCACTTATGATCTCAAAGCT GAAGACGAAACAAAATCCTGGAAGAAATTGATTAACATTGCTGTCTCAGGTGCTGCAGGGATGATATCCAATCATCTTCTCttcaaa CTTGCTTCTGGCGAAGTTTTCGGACCAGATCAACCTAttgcattaaaattattgggaTCTGAACGGTCATTCCAAGCACTTGAAG GAGTTGCAATGGAACTCGAGGACTCACTGTTTCCTTTATTGAGGGAAGTGAGTATCGGCATCGATCCTTACGAAGTGTTCCAAGATGCAGAATGGGCGCTCTTGATTGGAGCAAAGCCCCGTGGCCCTGGAATGGAGAGGGCTGACTTACTTGACATAAATGGGCAGATATTTGCAGAACAG GGAAAAGCACTCAATGCTGTCGCGTCGCGCAATGTGAAAGTGATGGTCGTCGGCAACCCTTGCAATACCAA TGCATTGATCTGTTTGAAAAATGCTCCAGATATTCCCgcaaaaaattttcatgctTTGACTAGGTTAGATGAAAATAGAGCAAAATGTCAG CTGGCCCTGAAGGCAGGAGTCTTTTACGACCAAGTATCGAACGTGACCATCTGGGGAAACCACTCGACAACTCAG gtTCCCGACTTCTTAAATGCTAAAATCAACGGCTTACCCGTCAAAGAAGTTATCAAAGATACTAAGTGGTTAGAAGAAGAGTTCACAGAAAAGGTCCAGAAG AGAGGCGGCGTCCTTATTCAGAAATGGGGAAGGTCATCGGCAGCATCAACTGCAGTCTCGATTGTCGATGCAATAAGGTCTCTTGTAACTCCTACACCTGAGGGAGATTGGTTTTCGTCAGGA GTGTACACTGCTGGAAATCCTTATGGTATAGCAGACGGTATTGTCTTCAGTATGCCATGCAGATCTAAA GGGGACGGTGATTATGAACTTGTCAAGGATGTGATATTTGATGACTACCTTTGGAGTCGAATCAAGAAG ACGGAAGCAGAGCTGCTTGCTGAGAAGAAATGTGTAGCCCATCTTACAGGAGAG GGTATTGCTGTGTGTGATCTTCCTGGAGATACAATGCTTCCAGGAGAAATGTAA
- the LOC105179600 gene encoding NAC domain-containing protein 53 isoform X3, protein MLVRVLFELVLKRGQPGREMEMHIKPAPWNQACGLEGTPPSFSWLHPIYSSLFSNGYLGTLSCSWIEVLCTFLEKDAFVLCRVFQKSGSGSKNGEQYGAPFVEEDWDVDGELELVPADEAKDKFDFADDTWLDSRDLHQILASDVPSDSAPLLVNFQHADCSYIEETTVSTNDTQKLLGCNNLPASCETDVTPDKQYIGECGKSSRSQNMDYLLDEAFLDSSDNLQYGDGGFIETNDLSNPIETDSAAFDMLEEYLTFFDANDGNSLDFAYDPALMLGSEDLVPDKAKLPHKGLCEGTEKAILPMGKLMDDINNDAASVFDEKQSENNQSDFQYQFVRKASQMLGNIPAPSAFAAEFPSKDAILRLNSSTQSSSSVHVTSGMIQIRNLNTDGAFAKHENLNILLSFGLSRSDDGSSSLESSVRILPGKVASSISKGWFYFMFFWVLILSVSFKIATYAN, encoded by the exons ATGTTGGTCCGGGTACTGTTTGAGTTGGTTCTCAAAAGAGGTCAACCAGGGAGGGAGATGGAAATGCACATCAAGCCTGCTCCTTGGAACCAGGCCTGTGGGCTTGAAGGCACCCCCCCTTCCTTCAGCTGGCTTCACCCTATCTATTCATCTCTTTTTTCAAATGGATATTTAGGCACCCTTTCTTGTTCATGGATTGAAGTATTATG TACTTTTTTGGAGAAGGATGCCTTCGTGCTCTGCCGAGTCTTTCAAAAGAGTGGTTCAGGGTCAAAGAATGGTGAACAGTACGGCGCACCATTTGTGGAAGAGGATTGGGATGTCGATGGTGAGTTGGAATTAGTTCCTGCAGATGAGGCTAAAGATAAATTTGACTTTGCTGATGATACCTGGTTGGACAGCCGTGATCTTCATCAG ATTCTTGCATCAGATGTTCCATCAGACAGTGCTCCTCTTCTAGTGAACTTCCAACATGCAGATTGCAGCTACATTGAGGAAACCACAGTCTCTACAAATGATACCCAAAAGCTCTTGGGGTGTAATAATTTGCCTGCTTCATGTGAGACGGACGTTACACCAGACAAGCAGTACATTGGTGAATGCGGCAAATCTAGCCGCTCCCAGAATATGGATTATTTACTTGATGAAGCATTCCTGGATTCTTCTGATAACCTGCAATATGGCGATGGAGGATTCATCGAGACTAATGATCTCTCGAATCCCATTGAAACTGATAGTGCTGCCTTTGATATGCTTGAGGAATACCTTACATTTTTTGATGCCAATGATGGTAACTCATTGGACTTTGCATATGATCCCGCCCTGATGCTTGGGAGTGAGGATCTTGTTCCTGACAAAGCAAAGCTTCCTCATAAG GGACTATGTGAAGGTACCGAGAAAGCTATATTGCCAATGGGAAAACTTATGGATGATATCAACAATGATGCAGCATCAGTGTTTGATGAGAAACAGTCGGAAAATAATCAATCAG ATTTTCAGTATCAATTTGTCAGGAAGGCGAGTCAAATGTTGGGAAATATCCCTGCTCCGTCTGCATTTGCTGCTGAGTTTCCTTCCAAGGATGCCATTCTTCGTCTCAATTCCTCAACTCAATCTTCCAGTTCAGTGCATGTCACATCAGGCATGATACAAATAAGAAACTTGAATACGGATGGTGCTTTTGCCAAGCatgaaaacttaaatattCTCCTATCTTTCGGTCTTTCACGAAGTGATGATGGCTCTTCCAGTTTGGAATCAAGTGTTAGAATACTTCCAGGGAAAGTTGCTTCTTCCATCTCTAAGGGCTGGTTCTACTTCATGTTTTTCTGGGTCCTAATTCTCTCCGTCAGCTTCAAAATTGCGACATACGCCAATTGA
- the LOC105179600 gene encoding NAC domain-containing protein 53 isoform X1: protein MGMESETGKKKSSVSSSVLGPGFRFHPTDEELVQYYLRRKVCGKALRLDAISEIDVYKAEPWDLPLWFTVDMSKLKTRDLEWYFFSALDKKYGNGARTNRATEKGYWKTTGKDRAVYHKTQIVGMKKTLVYHSGRAPKGQRTNWVMHEYRLADLGLEASGIAQDAFVLCRVFQKSGSGSKNGEQYGAPFVEEDWDVDGELELVPADEAKDKFDFADDTWLDSRDLHQILASDVPSDSAPLLVNFQHADCSYIEETTVSTNDTQKLLGCNNLPASCETDVTPDKQYIGECGKSSRSQNMDYLLDEAFLDSSDNLQYGDGGFIETNDLSNPIETDSAAFDMLEEYLTFFDANDGNSLDFAYDPALMLGSEDLVPDKAKLPHKGLCEGTEKAILPMGKLMDDINNDAASVFDEKQSENNQSDFQYQFVRKASQMLGNIPAPSAFAAEFPSKDAILRLNSSTQSSSSVHVTSGMIQIRNLNTDGAFAKHENLNILLSFGLSRSDDGSSSLESSVRILPGKVASSISKGWFYFMFFWVLILSVSFKIATYAN, encoded by the exons ATGGGAATGGAGTCGGAAACGGGCAAGAAGAAGTCATCAGTGTCGTCGAGTGTGCTGGGTCCGGGTTTCCGGTTCCATCCGACGGACGAGGAGTTGGTGCAGTATTATTTGAGGCGAAAAGTCTGCGGGAAAGCTCTTCGGTTGGATGCTATTTCTGAGATCGATGTTTACAAGGCCGAGCCGTGGGATCTTCCCT TGTGGTTCACTGTAGACATGTCAAAGCTGAAGACCAGAGATTTGGAGTGGTATTTCTTCAGTGCGCTTGACAAGAAGTATGGTAATGGAGCAAGGACAAACCGGGCGACTGAAAAAGGATATTGGAAGACGACTGGAAAGGATCGGGCTGTGTATCACAAGACACAGATTGTAGGCATGAAAAAAACTCTTGTTTATCATAGCGGACGGGCCCCAAAGGGTCAGAGGACTAACTGGGTCATGCATGAGTACAGGCTTGCTGACTTGGGGTTGGAGGCTTCTGGAATTGCTCAG GATGCCTTCGTGCTCTGCCGAGTCTTTCAAAAGAGTGGTTCAGGGTCAAAGAATGGTGAACAGTACGGCGCACCATTTGTGGAAGAGGATTGGGATGTCGATGGTGAGTTGGAATTAGTTCCTGCAGATGAGGCTAAAGATAAATTTGACTTTGCTGATGATACCTGGTTGGACAGCCGTGATCTTCATCAG ATTCTTGCATCAGATGTTCCATCAGACAGTGCTCCTCTTCTAGTGAACTTCCAACATGCAGATTGCAGCTACATTGAGGAAACCACAGTCTCTACAAATGATACCCAAAAGCTCTTGGGGTGTAATAATTTGCCTGCTTCATGTGAGACGGACGTTACACCAGACAAGCAGTACATTGGTGAATGCGGCAAATCTAGCCGCTCCCAGAATATGGATTATTTACTTGATGAAGCATTCCTGGATTCTTCTGATAACCTGCAATATGGCGATGGAGGATTCATCGAGACTAATGATCTCTCGAATCCCATTGAAACTGATAGTGCTGCCTTTGATATGCTTGAGGAATACCTTACATTTTTTGATGCCAATGATGGTAACTCATTGGACTTTGCATATGATCCCGCCCTGATGCTTGGGAGTGAGGATCTTGTTCCTGACAAAGCAAAGCTTCCTCATAAG GGACTATGTGAAGGTACCGAGAAAGCTATATTGCCAATGGGAAAACTTATGGATGATATCAACAATGATGCAGCATCAGTGTTTGATGAGAAACAGTCGGAAAATAATCAATCAG ATTTTCAGTATCAATTTGTCAGGAAGGCGAGTCAAATGTTGGGAAATATCCCTGCTCCGTCTGCATTTGCTGCTGAGTTTCCTTCCAAGGATGCCATTCTTCGTCTCAATTCCTCAACTCAATCTTCCAGTTCAGTGCATGTCACATCAGGCATGATACAAATAAGAAACTTGAATACGGATGGTGCTTTTGCCAAGCatgaaaacttaaatattCTCCTATCTTTCGGTCTTTCACGAAGTGATGATGGCTCTTCCAGTTTGGAATCAAGTGTTAGAATACTTCCAGGGAAAGTTGCTTCTTCCATCTCTAAGGGCTGGTTCTACTTCATGTTTTTCTGGGTCCTAATTCTCTCCGTCAGCTTCAAAATTGCGACATACGCCAATTGA
- the LOC105179600 gene encoding NAC domain-containing protein 53 isoform X2, translated as MGMESETGKKKSSVSSSVLGPGFRFHPTDEELVQYYLRRKVCGKALRLDAISEIDVYKAEPWDLPYMSKLKTRDLEWYFFSALDKKYGNGARTNRATEKGYWKTTGKDRAVYHKTQIVGMKKTLVYHSGRAPKGQRTNWVMHEYRLADLGLEASGIAQDAFVLCRVFQKSGSGSKNGEQYGAPFVEEDWDVDGELELVPADEAKDKFDFADDTWLDSRDLHQILASDVPSDSAPLLVNFQHADCSYIEETTVSTNDTQKLLGCNNLPASCETDVTPDKQYIGECGKSSRSQNMDYLLDEAFLDSSDNLQYGDGGFIETNDLSNPIETDSAAFDMLEEYLTFFDANDGNSLDFAYDPALMLGSEDLVPDKAKLPHKGLCEGTEKAILPMGKLMDDINNDAASVFDEKQSENNQSDFQYQFVRKASQMLGNIPAPSAFAAEFPSKDAILRLNSSTQSSSSVHVTSGMIQIRNLNTDGAFAKHENLNILLSFGLSRSDDGSSSLESSVRILPGKVASSISKGWFYFMFFWVLILSVSFKIATYAN; from the exons ATGGGAATGGAGTCGGAAACGGGCAAGAAGAAGTCATCAGTGTCGTCGAGTGTGCTGGGTCCGGGTTTCCGGTTCCATCCGACGGACGAGGAGTTGGTGCAGTATTATTTGAGGCGAAAAGTCTGCGGGAAAGCTCTTCGGTTGGATGCTATTTCTGAGATCGATGTTTACAAGGCCGAGCCGTGGGATCTTCCCT ACATGTCAAAGCTGAAGACCAGAGATTTGGAGTGGTATTTCTTCAGTGCGCTTGACAAGAAGTATGGTAATGGAGCAAGGACAAACCGGGCGACTGAAAAAGGATATTGGAAGACGACTGGAAAGGATCGGGCTGTGTATCACAAGACACAGATTGTAGGCATGAAAAAAACTCTTGTTTATCATAGCGGACGGGCCCCAAAGGGTCAGAGGACTAACTGGGTCATGCATGAGTACAGGCTTGCTGACTTGGGGTTGGAGGCTTCTGGAATTGCTCAG GATGCCTTCGTGCTCTGCCGAGTCTTTCAAAAGAGTGGTTCAGGGTCAAAGAATGGTGAACAGTACGGCGCACCATTTGTGGAAGAGGATTGGGATGTCGATGGTGAGTTGGAATTAGTTCCTGCAGATGAGGCTAAAGATAAATTTGACTTTGCTGATGATACCTGGTTGGACAGCCGTGATCTTCATCAG ATTCTTGCATCAGATGTTCCATCAGACAGTGCTCCTCTTCTAGTGAACTTCCAACATGCAGATTGCAGCTACATTGAGGAAACCACAGTCTCTACAAATGATACCCAAAAGCTCTTGGGGTGTAATAATTTGCCTGCTTCATGTGAGACGGACGTTACACCAGACAAGCAGTACATTGGTGAATGCGGCAAATCTAGCCGCTCCCAGAATATGGATTATTTACTTGATGAAGCATTCCTGGATTCTTCTGATAACCTGCAATATGGCGATGGAGGATTCATCGAGACTAATGATCTCTCGAATCCCATTGAAACTGATAGTGCTGCCTTTGATATGCTTGAGGAATACCTTACATTTTTTGATGCCAATGATGGTAACTCATTGGACTTTGCATATGATCCCGCCCTGATGCTTGGGAGTGAGGATCTTGTTCCTGACAAAGCAAAGCTTCCTCATAAG GGACTATGTGAAGGTACCGAGAAAGCTATATTGCCAATGGGAAAACTTATGGATGATATCAACAATGATGCAGCATCAGTGTTTGATGAGAAACAGTCGGAAAATAATCAATCAG ATTTTCAGTATCAATTTGTCAGGAAGGCGAGTCAAATGTTGGGAAATATCCCTGCTCCGTCTGCATTTGCTGCTGAGTTTCCTTCCAAGGATGCCATTCTTCGTCTCAATTCCTCAACTCAATCTTCCAGTTCAGTGCATGTCACATCAGGCATGATACAAATAAGAAACTTGAATACGGATGGTGCTTTTGCCAAGCatgaaaacttaaatattCTCCTATCTTTCGGTCTTTCACGAAGTGATGATGGCTCTTCCAGTTTGGAATCAAGTGTTAGAATACTTCCAGGGAAAGTTGCTTCTTCCATCTCTAAGGGCTGGTTCTACTTCATGTTTTTCTGGGTCCTAATTCTCTCCGTCAGCTTCAAAATTGCGACATACGCCAATTGA
- the LOC105179599 gene encoding NAC domain-containing protein 78 isoform X1 produces MEMGQEVVVAAVGTGAKPGRMGAPPPTSLAPGFRFHPTDEELVRYYLRRIVCGKPFRFQAVTEIDVYKSEPWELAVDYSSLKTRDLEWYFFSPVDRKYGNGSRLNRATGKGYWKATGKDRSVRHKNQTIGMKKTLVFHSGRAPDGKKTNWVMHEYRLCDSELERAGVSQDAFVLCRIFQKSGLGPPNGDRYAPFVEEEWDEDAALVIPGGDAEDDVANGDEARGDCNELDQDTSPLSIAPPQVENPIEFPSLPFMCKRERSSEPEPLSLAQNSKRSKHDDPNSSHANGSEDSTTTSQDPTTMMMTKNISALLEFPLLQPVGSKENHPANPPTFDSSNLEKSVPPGYLKFISNLENEILNVSMEKETLKIEVMRAQAMINILQSRIDILAKENEEFRRQA; encoded by the exons ATGGAGATGGGACAGGAGGTAGTGGTGGCGGCCGTGGGCACAGGGGCGAAGCCGGGGAGGATGGGGGCTCCGCCGCCAACTTCCTTGGCACCGGGGTTCAGGTTTCATCCGACGGATGAGGAGTTGGTGAGGTACTATTTGAGGAGGATAGTTTGTGGGAAGCCGTTCCGGTTTCAAGCAGTTACAGAAATTGATGTGTATAAATCTGAGCCTTGGGAGCTTGCTG TAGATTATTCATCGCTGAAGACGAGAGATCTAGAGTGGTACTTTTTCAGCCCCGTGGATAGGAAGTACGGCAATGGGTCTCGGCTGAATCGTGCCACTGGCAAAGGGTACTGGAAAGCCACTGGGAAGGATCGATCTGTACGTCATAAGAACCAAACCATAGGAATGAAGAAAACACTTGTTTTCCACAGCGGGCGAGCTCCTGATGGAAAGAAAACTAACTGGGTAATGCATGAGTATAGGCTTTGTGATTCAGAATTGGAAAGGGCTGGCGTTTCACAG GATGCCTTTGTGCTTTGTAGAATCTTCCAAAAAAGTGGTCTGGGACCACCCAATGGGGACCGATATGCCCCTTTCGTTGAAGAGGAATGGGATGAAGATGCAGCACTGGTGATTCCTGGAGGAGATGCCGAGGATGATGTTGCCAATGGTGATGAAGCACGAGGGGATTGTAATGAACTTGACCAG GACACTAGCCCTCTTAGCATTGCTCCTCCCCAGGTTGAGAATCCAATTGAGTTCCCAAGTCTTCCTTTCATGTGCAAGAGGGAGAGATCGAGCGAACCTGAACCCCTCTCATTAGCTCAAAACAGCAAAAGATCAAAGCATGATGATCCAAACTCCAGCCATGCAAATGGGTCTGAAGATTCAACCACAACTAGTCAGGATCCAACTACAATGATGATgacgaaaaatatttctgCACTTTTAGAATTTCCCTTACTACAACCTGTTGGGTCGAAGGAAAACCATCCTGCCAACCCGCCTACGTTTGACTCCTCCAACCTTGAGAAATCTGTGCCTCCTGGgtacttaaaatttatcagCAATCTTGAGAATGAGATCCTGAACGTCTCCATGGAGAAGGAGACGCTCAAGATTGAAGTGATGAGGGCACAAGCAATGATAAACATTCTTCAATCACGCATCGACATCTTGGCCAAAGAAAACGAGGAGTTCAGAAGACAAGCCTAG
- the LOC105179599 gene encoding NAC domain-containing protein 78 isoform X2 produces the protein MEMGQEVVVAAVGTGAKPGRMGAPPPTSLAPGFRFHPTDEELVRYYLRRIVCGKPFRFQAVTEIDVYKSEPWELADYSSLKTRDLEWYFFSPVDRKYGNGSRLNRATGKGYWKATGKDRSVRHKNQTIGMKKTLVFHSGRAPDGKKTNWVMHEYRLCDSELERAGVSQDAFVLCRIFQKSGLGPPNGDRYAPFVEEEWDEDAALVIPGGDAEDDVANGDEARGDCNELDQDTSPLSIAPPQVENPIEFPSLPFMCKRERSSEPEPLSLAQNSKRSKHDDPNSSHANGSEDSTTTSQDPTTMMMTKNISALLEFPLLQPVGSKENHPANPPTFDSSNLEKSVPPGYLKFISNLENEILNVSMEKETLKIEVMRAQAMINILQSRIDILAKENEEFRRQA, from the exons ATGGAGATGGGACAGGAGGTAGTGGTGGCGGCCGTGGGCACAGGGGCGAAGCCGGGGAGGATGGGGGCTCCGCCGCCAACTTCCTTGGCACCGGGGTTCAGGTTTCATCCGACGGATGAGGAGTTGGTGAGGTACTATTTGAGGAGGATAGTTTGTGGGAAGCCGTTCCGGTTTCAAGCAGTTACAGAAATTGATGTGTATAAATCTGAGCCTTGGGAGCTTGCTG ATTATTCATCGCTGAAGACGAGAGATCTAGAGTGGTACTTTTTCAGCCCCGTGGATAGGAAGTACGGCAATGGGTCTCGGCTGAATCGTGCCACTGGCAAAGGGTACTGGAAAGCCACTGGGAAGGATCGATCTGTACGTCATAAGAACCAAACCATAGGAATGAAGAAAACACTTGTTTTCCACAGCGGGCGAGCTCCTGATGGAAAGAAAACTAACTGGGTAATGCATGAGTATAGGCTTTGTGATTCAGAATTGGAAAGGGCTGGCGTTTCACAG GATGCCTTTGTGCTTTGTAGAATCTTCCAAAAAAGTGGTCTGGGACCACCCAATGGGGACCGATATGCCCCTTTCGTTGAAGAGGAATGGGATGAAGATGCAGCACTGGTGATTCCTGGAGGAGATGCCGAGGATGATGTTGCCAATGGTGATGAAGCACGAGGGGATTGTAATGAACTTGACCAG GACACTAGCCCTCTTAGCATTGCTCCTCCCCAGGTTGAGAATCCAATTGAGTTCCCAAGTCTTCCTTTCATGTGCAAGAGGGAGAGATCGAGCGAACCTGAACCCCTCTCATTAGCTCAAAACAGCAAAAGATCAAAGCATGATGATCCAAACTCCAGCCATGCAAATGGGTCTGAAGATTCAACCACAACTAGTCAGGATCCAACTACAATGATGATgacgaaaaatatttctgCACTTTTAGAATTTCCCTTACTACAACCTGTTGGGTCGAAGGAAAACCATCCTGCCAACCCGCCTACGTTTGACTCCTCCAACCTTGAGAAATCTGTGCCTCCTGGgtacttaaaatttatcagCAATCTTGAGAATGAGATCCTGAACGTCTCCATGGAGAAGGAGACGCTCAAGATTGAAGTGATGAGGGCACAAGCAATGATAAACATTCTTCAATCACGCATCGACATCTTGGCCAAAGAAAACGAGGAGTTCAGAAGACAAGCCTAG